The nucleotide sequence CAGCAACCGGCCAGCCGGGACTTGCGAAGTGATCAATTGCCTCCCACATGAGACTGGCCCGGTGCTCTATCGGGTCAAGTCCTGGAATGAGCGCATCGAGCGGGTGGTCGAGGAAGTCGACCTGTCCCCCAGCGATAGCCGCAAGACAATTTCCAGCGAAACGGAACGCGTTTTCGACATCGCCGTTTCCAAGAAATAGCCTGTCACGGCTGCCTTGCGCAGCCGGACCAGTTTTTTCGCCCCACTCATGCGCTCCAAGCGCAGGCGGGCGGATCAAACGGCCCCCCTCGTCACGAGCCTGTCAAGAAAGACGCTTACGAGGAGTGGAAGCCGCAAGGGTGCCCAGGCACCATCAACCACCAGCGCCAAAGGCGCTGAATCAAGACCGGCTCAAGCCGGCAGAAAGACTGAATAATGAACACTCAAATGCTTCATTCGCCGGGAGAACTCTTCCTCGGCAGCGACGCCGCCACCGCAATTGCGCAGGGCTCGCGTCATTTTCGCAGCGCCGATAAAGCCGTGCGCTTTGCGATGGAACATGCCGCGCCGGTAAGCCTGCGCGGCGCCATGCTCAAAATCGGCGGCCGTACACTCGGCCCGTCCGAAATCCGCTCGCTGCATCGGCAGCTGAGCCGTTAGTCCACAAGACTAAGATGAAAATTGCGGGGTCCCTTGTCGTCCAGAACGGGCGGTGAGGGGCCCCGCGCCCGTTTGAGCCGCTGAAGCGGCCGTCCCGGCCCCACATGGCGAGGTCTTTGCTGGGCAAAAGGCTCGGCGCATGGGGGCGGTACAAAGCGTTCAGGCCGCGCCCTGTTGCCAGGGATCGGCCAGTACAATCGCTTGGCGGTAGACTTATTGTGCCGGGCGCGGCGAAGAGCCGGGGCGCGGAGCGCGGGCCGGAGCCTTGGGTGCAGCGATCAGGCCTTCACGGATTGCCTGCTTGCGTGCAGCCTTACGAGCGCGACGAACGGCTTCAGCCTTTTCGCGCACGCGAGCCTCGGAGGGCTTCTCGAAATACTTACGGAGCTTCATCTCCCGGAACACGCCTTCGCGCTGGAGACGCTTCTTGAGCACGCGGAGGGCCTGCTCGACATTGTTGTCGCGAACTTGAACCTGCAAGAACTTTCCTAACGTTTTTTGGCCGCCTCACCTTGCGGCAGACGGAGCCGATCCTCTGATCGTGGCACTTCGTTATCAGCAGAGCCGTCTCTCGCCAACCCGCCTTTGCAAAAATGGTTGCGTTCCGGGCCTCTGAAGGCCAAGATTCTTTCTATCTGGGGCAGAGACGGCTAGATAAACGGCCAGATCGCTACCGGAAAACTGCCAATGGTTGCCATTTTTATCGATGCTGACGCCTGTCCGGTCAAGGACGAGGCCCTGCGCGTGGCCGAGCGACACGGGCTCGTCATCACCTATGTGGCCAATTTTGGCCTCCGTCCGTCGCGCGATTCTATGGTTCGCACGGTAATGGTGCCCCAGGGGGCCGACGCTGCCGACGACTGGATCGTTGAAAACGCGGCGGCCGGCGATCTCGTCGTCACTGCCGATATTCCACTTGCCAGCCGCGTGCTCGAAAAGGGCGCTGCGGCCATCGGCCCGACCGGCAAGCTCTTTACCCGCGAGAGCATCGGCATGGCACTCGCCATGCGCGAGCTGAACCAGTACCTGCGCGAGACCGGGGAAAGCCGCGGCTTCACCGCCGCCTTTTCGGCGAAGGACCGCTCCAACTTCCTCCAGCATTTTGATGCCCTGGTGCAGCGGGCCAAGCGCGACGCGCAAAATAGCCTTTGAGCCAATTGACGCACGCCGTCCCAGGCGGCAACCCTCCTGCGTAACCGCGGGTTCGCCTGCTCCAGGCTTTTGCCCGCGGAAAAACACCAAGGGACCGGCCCATTTTGAGCCGGTGGGGGAGAAGATTATGAACCAGATCGATCTTGCCGGCCGCGTCGCAGTGATTACCGGCGGGGCGCAGGGCATCGGCTTTGCCATTGCGCGCCGGCTTCTGGACTCAGGGGCAAAGGTGAGCCTCTGGGATATGAATGCCGCGCTGCTCGATGAGGCGGCGGCCGAGCTGGGCGAGGGCGCGGATACAATCGTCGTCAATGTCACCGATTATGACGCGATCACGGCAGCAGTGGCGCAGGTCGAGGCCAGGCATGGCAGCCTCGACATCCTCGTCAATTCGGCCGGGATCGCCGGCAAGAACGCCCCGCTCGACGAATACGAGCTGGAAGAATGGCACCGGGTCATCGACATCGACCTCAATGGCACCTTCTACGTCAATCGCGCCGTGCTGCCGGGAATGAAGGCGCGCAATTACGGGCGCATCGTCAATATCGCCTCGATCGCCGCCAAGGAGGGCAATCCCAATGCCGCGGCCTATGCGGCGGCCAAGGCCGGCGTCATCGGCATGACCAAGGCGGTCGGCAAGGAATGCGCCAAATATGACATCGCCATCAATGCGATCACCCCGGCCACCGCCAAGACGCGCATCCTCGACGAGCTTAAGCCCGAATTCATCGACTATATGCTCAGCCGCATTCCCCGCGGCCGGTTTCTCGAGGTCGAGGAAGCCGCCAATATGGTGGCCTGGCTGGTCTCGGCCGAAAACAGTTTTACAACGGCCTCTGTCTTTGACCTCTCCGGTGGCCGCGCCACCTATTGAGGCCGGCCTGTTCGAAAAAGCAAAACCCCGGTGTCACCACCGGGGTTTTTCGTTTTTATGGGTCAACCCGCCATTCGCGCGTAGCGCTCATGGCCTTGCCCCCTCAAATCGCTCCACTGGAGCGATTTGCCCTTCGGGACGACATCAAGCCTTGAGCTTGGCGAGAATGGCGGCGCCCATTTCTTCGGTGCCAACGGTCTTGCGATTATCCTGCGCAATGTCGGCGCAGCGCAGGCCATCGGCCAGCACGGCGGCAATCGCGCCTTCGACCTTGTCGGCCATTTCGATCATGCCGAAGGAATAGCGCAGCGCCATGGCGTAGGACGCGATCATGGCGATCGGATTGGCAATGCCCTTGCCGGCAATGTCCGGAGCCGAACCGTGGACGGGCTCATACATGGCCTTGCGCTTGCCGGTGACTGCATCGGGAGCACCCAGCGCAGCGGACGGCAGCATGCCCAGCGAGCCGGTCAGCATGGCGGCAACGTCGGAGAGAATGTCACCAAACAGATTGTCGGTTACGATGACGTCGAACTGCTTTGGGTTGCGCACGAGCTGCATGGCGCAATTGTCGGCCAGGATGTGGTTGAAGGCCACGTCCGAATAGTCCTTGGCGACGCCACGCACGACTTCGTCCCACAAGACGCCGGACTTCATGACGTTCTTCTTGTCGGCCGAGTGGATCTTGTTGCCGCGAGTGCGAGCGAGATCGAAGGCGACGCGGGCGATGCGGTCGATTTCATAGGTCTCGTAGACCTGTGTATCGACGCCGCGCTTCTGGCCATTGCCCAGATCGGTGATTTCCTTGGGCTCGCCGAAATAGACGCCGCCGGTCAGCTCGCGCACGATGAGGATATCGAGACCTTCGACCAGCTCGCGCTTCAACGCGGAAGCATCGGCCAGTGCCGGATAGCAGATTGCCGGGCGCAGGTTTGCAAAAAGGCCGAGATCCTTGCGCAGACGCAGGAGGGCTGCCTCCGGGCGCTTGTCATAGGGAACATTGTCCCACTTCGGACCGCCGACAGCGCCGAAGATCACGGCGTCTGCCTTCATGGCCTTGGCCATGTCGTCTTCGGAAATGGCTTCGCCATGCGCGTCATAAGCGCAACCACCGGCCAGGCCACTCTCGGTTGCGAAATCGGTCAGCCCTTCGGCATTGGACCAGTCGATGATCTTTTCGACCTCGACCATGATTTCGGTGCCGATGCCGTCGCCGGGCAGAAGGAAAAGGGAATTTGTGGCCATGTCGGTTCTCGCCGTACTGGTGGTTACGCCTGTTGACCGCAGATAGCGTCATTTTTTGCGCCGACGCAAGGCGGACCCATGCATTGGCGACAATCAAAGTCAGTTTTTGTCGCAGCGGTTTAGAGAATTTTTACGCGCAGGAGAGCGTCATCCCCTCAGCTAACTATTTAGGGGGACTAAAAAATGATCGCTCGGCAAATTGCCGCCTCGGTGACGGCGCTCATGCTGGCCATGACGCCCGCCCTGGCGCAGGACGAGACAGGTCCTTCTTCGATGGGCGAAAGATCGATCTGGGTGCGCTACCCTGCCATCGCGCCGGACGGAGAAACGCTAAGCTTCACCTATCGCGGCCGCATCTTCGTCGTCGACGCCGCCGGCGGTCTTGCGGTCCCGCTCACCGCCAATGGCACCTATAGCCATGGCGCCGTCTGGTCCGCGGACTCGGAGAAGCTCGCCTTCGCCTCCGATCTCAATGGCGACGACGACGTCTATGTCACCGATTTCTCCGGCACGCTGGAGCGCCTGACCTGGTCCGCGGCCAGCGAAGTGCCGACCAGCTTCTCGCCCGATGGCAAGAAGATCCTCTATACGGCGGACCGGCTTGGCGACGCCGAACAGAGCGTGCAGACGGCTCTCTCGTTCCGCACGCAGCTCTACTCCGTGGACACTGCCAGCGGGCGTGAAGCGCTGGTCCTGCCCAATCTGGCGCTCCAAGCCGTGTGGAACCGCGACAAGAGCCAACTCGCCTATACCTATAACCCCACGCTTGATCCCGACGAACGCCAGCACCGCGTCGCCGCCAATGCGCGCACCATCTGGTCCTTTGATCCGGTGACGGGAAGACACGAGCCCCTGTTCCCGGTCGATGGCGCTGACCGGCACAATCCGGTCTGGAGCGCGGATGGTCAGTCGCTCTATTATTTGTCCGAAGCCTCGGGCTGGCTCAATGTCTGGCAGATGGACCTGGCCTCGGGCACCGAAACCCAGCTGACCAGCTTTGAAGGCGATCCGGTCCTCGATCTCTCCGTGGCTGACAATGGCACCATTGCCTTCGCAAATCGCGGACGCATCTATGTCATGGCACCCGGTGCGGCTGAAGCAACGCCGATCGAGGTGCTGACGCTCGAGCAGCGCGCCAGCCGACACGACAATTTCCACGCCGACAACAAGAGAGGTTTCACCTCGTCGGCCAGTGGGGAGCATTTCGCCGTCCTGGCGAACGCCGACGTCTTCCTCCAGGACGCGGCTGGCAATTTCCGCCAGATCACAGCGACGCCAGGAGAAGAGACGGGCGTCACCTTTTCGCCAGATGGCATGATGCTGGCCTATGCCGCGCAGCGCGACCAAAAATGGGGACTCTACGGGGTCGATCTGACACCGGCCGAGGGCCAGTCCGGGCTTGCTGCGAACTATGCCGAAATCGCCCTCTATGTGCCTGAAGATGGCAATGCCTATCAGCCCGCCTTCTCGCCCGATGGCACAAAGATCGCCTTCGTGTCAGACCGAAGGGAGATCAAAGTGCTCGACCTTGCGAGCGGGGATATCATCACCCTCTTCGGCGAGAGCGATTATAACTCTGTTTATTATGACGGCGACATGAGCTTTGCTTGGTCGCCCGGCTCCAAGGACCTTTTGGTGCACTGGCGCTCCATGGGCGGATCGGAAAACAAGCGCGTGGCGCTCGTGCCGGCCGATGGCAGCGCACCGCCGCGCCAGATCGGCAATATCAATTCTCTCGAGGGGCTGATGTGGAGCCCGGATGGCACGCAGATTATCGGACATACGGGGCACTATGCGCCGCGCAATGCCCAACTGCAGTCCGGCGGCGCAGATCTCTACCGGGCTTTCATCTCTGAAAAGGCCCGCCAGGATTTCCTCGACACGGTCGAGGGCATCGACAGCGGCTTTGATGTCGATGAAGAGGGCAACGCGGTGGTGCGCCGCTATGAACTCGACGGCTTCCGCAGCCTCAAGCTGGAAGGTCGACTCACCCCCGCGGGCTTCAACGCAGCTGCTTTGGCGCCATTCGATACACAGTCCATTCTGACCGTTTCCTATGCAGGTCAAGCAACATTCCTCGTCAACCTGATCAGTCTTGTCGATGGGTCCAGCACGACGATCGGCTCCTTTGACGCCCCGGGCGCCCAGTGGATTGCGATCGTCCCCGAAATCGGCGTCATCGATGTCATGACCGAGGACTCAATCCTGCGCGTGCCGATTTCCGCGCCGGACCAGGCCAGCGCCATTCCATCGCATCTGTTCTATTCGCGCGACCCCGATGCGGCCCGTGCCGCCGCCTTCGAACAGGCCTGGGCCGATGTAAAATATCGATATTACGATGCCCGCTATGAAGGCCGCGACTGGGACGCGATCGGCGCCAAATATCGGGCTTATCTCGGGTCTATCGCCAGTGACCGGGAACTGCGGGAGCTGATCGGCGCCATGTATGGCGAGCTCTCCGCTTCCCATCTTTTCGTTCGCTATAATGGTCAAGAAAACCAGCGCGCCGATCTGGGCAATAACAATGACAGCATCGGCGTCTATCTCGACCACGGCTATGACGGCCCTGGCCGGCGCGTTGCCGCCATCCTGCCAAACGGCCCGCTGGACCGCCAGGGAATCGATATTGCACCGGGCGATATCATCTCCTCGATCAACGGCAGGGCTGTTCCTGATGCCGGCGGTCTTGACCGCCTGCTCGACCTCAATGTCGGCCGTCCGGCTCTGGTCGGCGTTACCGACGCGGAAACTGCCGAGGAGCGCTTCTATTCCGTCAAGCCGATCGGCCAGAGTGAAGAGACCATCCTTGCCAGGGCGCGCCTGATCGATGCACGCCGCGAAATGGTGGCGCGCCTTTCAAACCAGTGCGTTGCCTATCAGCACGTCCCTGCCATGGACAATCCGTCCTATCTTGAGCTCCTCGCCAATCTCAACTCCCGCCGCGGCATTGCCCGTGCGGCCCTGATCGACGTCCGGACCAATACCGGTGGCAATCTCACGCGTGAGCTCATTACCCTGCTCAGCGGGGTGAGCTATTCAACCCTGGGTGCCGATGGCGGGCCGCAGGATGTGGAGCCCAACAATCGCTGGGTCTGGCCAAGCGCAGTGGTGGTCGACAGTTTTGGCTATTCGGATGGCTCGGTGTTCCCGCAGGCCTACCAGGATAGCAAGATTGGCCCTCTGGTGGGCGATGTCGTCCTCAACACCGGCACGGCCCTGAGCACCACGCGGAGCAGTCTGGTCCCGGGCCTCTCGCACGCCCTGCCGGTGCTGCCCAATCGCCGGATGGACGGGACTTATTACGAGAACAATATCATCCAGCCCGATATCCATGTTCCGTTCAACCCGAACAATGTCGGCCTCAACACCGATCCTCAGCTCGAGGCCGCCGTGGCCGCGCTGATGGAACAGATCGGCGCCGACAGCGATTGCCGGCCCTAGCGCTCAAAACAAAGGGCGCCCCGCGGGGCGCCCTTTCTCATTCCAGCTCTGGGCAGAGAAATCAGGAGTTTGCAGCACCAATGCGGGCAGTCACTTCGATCTCGATCTTCATGCCTTCCTCGATCATCTGCACGATCAGCATGGAGGCGGCGGGGCGGATATCCTTGAACACCGGGCCGACGGCCGCGACGACTTCGTCGACCAGAGCGCGATCGCCCACATAATACACCACCCGCACGGTATCCTGGATGGACGAGCCGGCTTCCCTCAGCGCCTTGTCGATGGTGGCGAGAGCGTTCTTGGCCTGCTCGCCGACGCTCTCGGGCATGGTCATGCTGGCATAGTCGTAGCCCGTCGTGCCCGACACATAGACCGTGTCCTCGTGGCGCACGGCGCGCGAGTAACCGAAGGTAGCTTCAAAAGGCGAACCGGTGGAGATGCGCTGCACCATGGATCAATCCAGTCGTTTCATGAAAAAATAGCGGGTGTGGCCAGGCGGGCTGTTTTCGAGCCGTCCAAATTCGGTGTAGCCGAGCTTTTCATAAAAGCCGGGCGCCTGGAACGAGGTGGTGTGGAGACGCAGGCCGACACAGGCCTTTTCCCGCGCCAGCTCTTCCGCACTGGCCATCAGCGATGCGCCAATGCCGGTGCCGCGCAGACTCTCGGGAATATGGAGCATATCGATATGCATCCAGCCGCAGGTGATGCGGGCGGCCAGGCCGCCTTCGGTCTGGCCCGCATCATTCTTGACGGCCAGAACGAGCGACGAAGAGGCGGTGAACCGCCCCTCCGTCTGGATTTCATTGTACTGGGCAAGACCGTTGAGGATGACGTCGTGGGACTGCTGGCTGGAGCCTTCTTCCAGAACGATCCTTGCCATTTAGAGCCAGGGACGCTCGGACGCCATCTTGCCCTCGAAGGAGGAGATGGCCGGATCGGACTTCAGCGTGCCGGCGATATCGTCGAGGCCTTCAAGCAGGATCTGCTTGCGGGACGGGTCGATGTCGAAGCTGAGCGTGCCGCCGTCCGGACCCTTGATGGTCTGGGCTTCGAGGTCGATGGTCAGCGTGGCGTTGGAGCCGCGCTCGGCATCGTCGAGCAGAAGCTTCAGCTGCTCAGGCGAGACCACGAGCGGCAGAATGCCGTTCTTGAAGCAGTTGTTGTAGAAAATGTCGGCAAAGCTGGTGGAGATCACGCAGCGCACGCCAAAATCGAGCAGGGCCCAGGGAGCATGCTCGCGGCTCGAACCGCAGCCAAAATTGTCGCCAGCGATGACGATCTTGGCATTGCGATAAGCCGGCTTGTTGAGCACGAACTCTGGGTTTTCCGAGCCGTCCTCATTGTAGCGCATTTCCGAGAACAGGGCGGTGCCCAGGCCGGTGCGCTTGATGGTCTTGAGGTACTGCTTGGGGATGATCATGTCGGTGTCGATGTTGATGATCGGCAACGGCGCCGCGACACCCGTCAAAGTGGTGAATTTTTCCATGGATAGGGACCTCGCTTTGCCATGGGTCTTTGCGCAAAGCGGGGCCCGGGTCAAGTCGGCAGCGCCCGAAAGCGTTCGGCGGCCCGCGCGAAGCTCCACGCCAGCCGCCCGAGGCCGAGATTTGTCATTCTAAACTTGTCGCGAGCCCCTCCCTGCGACACGCCGCGGGCTTGAGGCCGGCTCCGCTCTGGGCTAAGCCACTCGCAGGAGACGCACCCAGCATGGCCAATCGGGCTGACATCACCATGAAGGAGATCGGCACGCTGTTTGCGCTGCTGGCGCTTTATGTGCTCGTCCTGCTGACCCCGCTCCACCAGGCCGCCGGCCTCCAGCGCGATCTCTCCGGCTTCGGCTTTGAAACCGTCGCCAGCTGGTCGGTCTGCGAAAGCCTCGCCGCCGACGCGAACGGCGATCCGCTCGCCGCCCAAAATGTGAAATGCCCGGCCGCCAGCCTTGGCAAGACCGCGCTTGCCGGCCCCGTGCCGCCCGTCTTGCTCATCGAAGCGCCGGGCCTTTCCGATATCCTGACCTATGCCGAGGCAGGCGACAGCCACGCCCTGCGCCGTCCCGACCATTTCGGGCAATCACGGGCCCCTCCAGTCCCGGTCTGAGTTTTTGTCCCTGGCTGAACGCCAGACCCGACCGACCCAGTTCTGGAGATCAAACATGATCCGTCTTTTCGCGCGCGCCCTCGCGGTGTCGACCCTTGCCCTGTCCCCGCTCGCCGTCTCAGCCCATGAAGCCGGCGCAAAGCCCGCCCATGGCGCCCAGGCCAATGCGCCTGCCGGTCCCGCCGTGACGCTCGGCACCCTCGAAATCTCCGGCGCCTTCACCCGCGCCACCTTGCCCAACGCCCCGGTCGGCGGCGGCTTCCTCACCATTGCCAACACTGGCACTGAAGCCGATCGCCTCGTTTCTGCAGAGGCGGCCATTGCCAAGGATACCCAGATCCACGAAATGGCGATGGAAGGCGATGTCATGAAGATGCGCCAGCTCGCCGATGGCATCGAGATCCCCGCCGGTGAAACCGTCACCCTCGCGCCCGGCGGCCTCCACATCATGTTCATGGGCCTCAATACCGCGCTGGTTGAAGGCGAAACCGTGCCGGTGACCCTGACCTTTGAAAAGGCCGGCAGTGTCACTGTAGACCTCGCGATCGGCGCCGCCGCTGCCGCTGCGCCCAAGGCGATGGGTCACTAAACCATGGCCAGCTCGCTCTCCCGCATCCGCCTTGTGCTCTGGATCGTGGTCGCCGCCTTTGCGGCCACCGCCACGGGGCTTTATTTCTTCGGCGCCACCCGCCCGACCGAAGCCGCCGGCATCGGCCATGGCGACTATGTTCTGACCACCGCCGACGGCAAGGATTTCACCCGCGAAGATTTCAACGGCAATCCTTCGGCGCTGTTCTTCGGCTTCACCCATTGCCCCGATGTCTGCCCCACCACCCTGGCGGAAATGACCGCCTGGAAGGCCGCCCTCGGCGATGAGGGCAAGGACCTCAAGGCCTATCTCATCACTGTTGATCCCGAGCGGGACACGCCCGAGGTGATCGGCGAATATGTGGCCTGGACCAATTTCGTCACCGGCCTCTCGGGCTCGCC is from Devosia sp. SD17-2 and encodes:
- the rpsU gene encoding 30S ribosomal protein S21, whose amino-acid sequence is MQVQVRDNNVEQALRVLKKRLQREGVFREMKLRKYFEKPSEARVREKAEAVRRARKAARKQAIREGLIAAPKAPARAPRPGSSPRPAQ
- a CDS encoding SCO family protein, which gives rise to MASSLSRIRLVLWIVVAAFAATATGLYFFGATRPTEAAGIGHGDYVLTTADGKDFTREDFNGNPSALFFGFTHCPDVCPTTLAEMTAWKAALGDEGKDLKAYLITVDPERDTPEVIGEYVAWTNFVTGLSGSPEEIAKATKAWAAFSEKVPLENGDYTMDHTASVFLLNRDGEFEGTIAYREDTQTAIGKLQKLIKG
- the leuD gene encoding 3-isopropylmalate dehydratase small subunit; translation: MEKFTTLTGVAAPLPIINIDTDMIIPKQYLKTIKRTGLGTALFSEMRYNEDGSENPEFVLNKPAYRNAKIVIAGDNFGCGSSREHAPWALLDFGVRCVISTSFADIFYNNCFKNGILPLVVSPEQLKLLLDDAERGSNATLTIDLEAQTIKGPDGGTLSFDIDPSRKQILLEGLDDIAGTLKSDPAISSFEGKMASERPWL
- a CDS encoding GNAT family N-acetyltransferase; translation: MARIVLEEGSSQQSHDVILNGLAQYNEIQTEGRFTASSSLVLAVKNDAGQTEGGLAARITCGWMHIDMLHIPESLRGTGIGASLMASAEELAREKACVGLRLHTTSFQAPGFYEKLGYTEFGRLENSPPGHTRYFFMKRLD
- a CDS encoding copper chaperone PCu(A)C — protein: MIRLFARALAVSTLALSPLAVSAHEAGAKPAHGAQANAPAGPAVTLGTLEISGAFTRATLPNAPVGGGFLTIANTGTEADRLVSAEAAIAKDTQIHEMAMEGDVMKMRQLADGIEIPAGETVTLAPGGLHIMFMGLNTALVEGETVPVTLTFEKAGSVTVDLAIGAAAAAAPKAMGH
- a CDS encoding S41 family peptidase; translation: MIARQIAASVTALMLAMTPALAQDETGPSSMGERSIWVRYPAIAPDGETLSFTYRGRIFVVDAAGGLAVPLTANGTYSHGAVWSADSEKLAFASDLNGDDDVYVTDFSGTLERLTWSAASEVPTSFSPDGKKILYTADRLGDAEQSVQTALSFRTQLYSVDTASGREALVLPNLALQAVWNRDKSQLAYTYNPTLDPDERQHRVAANARTIWSFDPVTGRHEPLFPVDGADRHNPVWSADGQSLYYLSEASGWLNVWQMDLASGTETQLTSFEGDPVLDLSVADNGTIAFANRGRIYVMAPGAAEATPIEVLTLEQRASRHDNFHADNKRGFTSSASGEHFAVLANADVFLQDAAGNFRQITATPGEETGVTFSPDGMMLAYAAQRDQKWGLYGVDLTPAEGQSGLAANYAEIALYVPEDGNAYQPAFSPDGTKIAFVSDRREIKVLDLASGDIITLFGESDYNSVYYDGDMSFAWSPGSKDLLVHWRSMGGSENKRVALVPADGSAPPRQIGNINSLEGLMWSPDGTQIIGHTGHYAPRNAQLQSGGADLYRAFISEKARQDFLDTVEGIDSGFDVDEEGNAVVRRYELDGFRSLKLEGRLTPAGFNAAALAPFDTQSILTVSYAGQATFLVNLISLVDGSSTTIGSFDAPGAQWIAIVPEIGVIDVMTEDSILRVPISAPDQASAIPSHLFYSRDPDAARAAAFEQAWADVKYRYYDARYEGRDWDAIGAKYRAYLGSIASDRELRELIGAMYGELSASHLFVRYNGQENQRADLGNNNDSIGVYLDHGYDGPGRRVAAILPNGPLDRQGIDIAPGDIISSINGRAVPDAGGLDRLLDLNVGRPALVGVTDAETAEERFYSVKPIGQSEETILARARLIDARREMVARLSNQCVAYQHVPAMDNPSYLELLANLNSRRGIARAALIDVRTNTGGNLTRELITLLSGVSYSTLGADGGPQDVEPNNRWVWPSAVVVDSFGYSDGSVFPQAYQDSKIGPLVGDVVLNTGTALSTTRSSLVPGLSHALPVLPNRRMDGTYYENNIIQPDIHVPFNPNNVGLNTDPQLEAAVAALMEQIGADSDCRP
- the leuB gene encoding 3-isopropylmalate dehydrogenase, with product MATNSLFLLPGDGIGTEIMVEVEKIIDWSNAEGLTDFATESGLAGGCAYDAHGEAISEDDMAKAMKADAVIFGAVGGPKWDNVPYDKRPEAALLRLRKDLGLFANLRPAICYPALADASALKRELVEGLDILIVRELTGGVYFGEPKEITDLGNGQKRGVDTQVYETYEIDRIARVAFDLARTRGNKIHSADKKNVMKSGVLWDEVVRGVAKDYSDVAFNHILADNCAMQLVRNPKQFDVIVTDNLFGDILSDVAAMLTGSLGMLPSAALGAPDAVTGKRKAMYEPVHGSAPDIAGKGIANPIAMIASYAMALRYSFGMIEMADKVEGAIAAVLADGLRCADIAQDNRKTVGTEEMGAAILAKLKA
- a CDS encoding RidA family protein → MVQRISTGSPFEATFGYSRAVRHEDTVYVSGTTGYDYASMTMPESVGEQAKNALATIDKALREAGSSIQDTVRVVYYVGDRALVDEVVAAVGPVFKDIRPAASMLIVQMIEEGMKIEIEVTARIGAANS
- a CDS encoding YaiI/YqxD family protein translates to MPMVAIFIDADACPVKDEALRVAERHGLVITYVANFGLRPSRDSMVRTVMVPQGADAADDWIVENAAAGDLVVTADIPLASRVLEKGAAAIGPTGKLFTRESIGMALAMRELNQYLRETGESRGFTAAFSAKDRSNFLQHFDALVQRAKRDAQNSL
- a CDS encoding SDR family NAD(P)-dependent oxidoreductase, giving the protein MNQIDLAGRVAVITGGAQGIGFAIARRLLDSGAKVSLWDMNAALLDEAAAELGEGADTIVVNVTDYDAITAAVAQVEARHGSLDILVNSAGIAGKNAPLDEYELEEWHRVIDIDLNGTFYVNRAVLPGMKARNYGRIVNIASIAAKEGNPNAAAYAAAKAGVIGMTKAVGKECAKYDIAINAITPATAKTRILDELKPEFIDYMLSRIPRGRFLEVEEAANMVAWLVSAENSFTTASVFDLSGGRATY